A genomic segment from Marmota flaviventris isolate mMarFla1 chromosome 7, mMarFla1.hap1, whole genome shotgun sequence encodes:
- the Gk2 gene encoding glycerol kinase 2, translating to MAAPKKGAVGPLVGAVVQGTNSTRFLVFNSKTAELLSHHQVELTQEFPREGWVEQDPKEILQSVYECIERTCEKLDEVNVDIANIKAIGVSNQRETTVIWDKLTGEPLYNAVVWLDLRTQSTVENLSKKIPGNNNFVKSKTGLPLSTYFSAVKLRWMLDNVRNVQKAVEEGRALFGTIDSWLIWSMTGGVNGGVHCTDVTNASRTMLFNIHSLEWDKELCDFFEIPMNILPNVWSSSEIYGLMKSGALEGVPISGCLGDQSAALVGQMCFQEGQAKNTYGTGCFLLCNTGRKCVFSEHGLLTTVAYKLGRDKPVCYALEGSVAIAGAVIRWLRDNLGIIETSEEVEKLAKEAGTSYGCYFVPAFSGLYAPYWEPSARGIICGLTHFTNKYHIAFAALEAVCFQTREILDAMNRDCGIPLTHLQVDGAMTNNNILMQLQADILHIPVVKSSMSETTALGAAMAAGAAEGIGVWSLEPENLSAITMERFEPQIQATESDIRYATWKKAVMKSMGWVTAQSSENGDTAIFSSLPLGFFVVSSMIMLIGARYISGIP from the coding sequence ATGGCAGCCCCAAAGAAAGGAGCTGTGGGGCCGTTGGTGGGGGCAGTGGTCCAGGGTACCAACTCCACTCGCTTTCTGGTTTTTAATTCAAAAACAGCAGAACTACTTAGTCATCATCAAGTGGAATTGACCCAAGAGTTCCCCAGAGAAGGATGGGTGGAACAAGACCCTAAGGAAATTCTTCAGTCCGTCTATGAGTGTATAGAGAGAACGTGTGAGAAACTTGATGAAGTGAACGTTGATATCGCCAACATAAAAGCGATCGGAGTCAGCAATCAGAGGGAAACCACTGTAATCTGGGACAAGTTAACTGGAGAGCCTCTCTACAATGCTGTGGTGTGGCTTGATCTCAGAACCCAGTCTACCGTTGAGAATCTCAGTAAAAAAATTCCGGGAAATAATAACTTTGTCAAGTCTAAGACTGGCCTTCCACTTAGCACTTACTTCAGTGCAGTGAAACTTCGCTGGATGCTTGACAATGTGAGAAACGTTCAAAAAGCTGTTGAAGAAGGTAGAGCTCTTTTTGGTACCATTGATTCATGGCTTATCTGGAGCATGACAGGAGGAGTTAATGGAGGTGTCCATTGTACAGATGTAACAAATGCAAGTAGGACAATGCTTTTCAACATCCATTCTTTAGAATGGGATAAAGAGCTCTGTGACTTTTTTGAAATTCCAATGAACATTCTTCCAAATGTCTGGAGTTCTTCTGAGATCTATGGCCTAATGAAAAGTGGAGCCTTGGAAGGTGTGCCAATATCTGGGTGTTTGGGGGACCAGTCTGCTGCATTGGTAGGACAGATGTGCTTCCAGGAAGGACAAGCCAAAAACACATATGGAACAGGCTGTTTCTTATTATGTAATACAGGTCGTAAATGTGTATTTTCTGAGCATGGCCTTCTGACAACTGTGGCTTACAAACTAGGCAGAGACAAGCCAGTATGTTATGCATTGGAAGGTTCTGTTGCTATAGCTGGTGCTGTTATTCGTTGGCTAAGAGACAATCTTGGAATTATAGAAACCTCAGAAGAAGTTGAAAAACTTGCTAAAGAAGCAGGTACTTCTTATGGCTGCTACTTTGTCCCAGCCTTTTCAGGGTTATATGCACCTTATTGGGAGCCCAGTGCAAGAGGGATAATCTGTGGTCTCACTCATTTTACCAACAAATATCATATTGCTTTCGCAGCATTAGAAGCTGTTTGTTTCCAAACCCGAGAGATTTTGGATGCCATGAATCGTGATTGTGGAATTCCACTCACTCATTTGCAGGTTGATGGAGCAATGACCAACAACAATATTCTTATGCAACTACAAGCAGATATTCTGCATATTCCAGTAGTAAAATCTTCCATGTCTGAAACAACTGCTTTGGGAGCTGCCATGGCAGCAGGAGCTGCAGAAGGAATAGGCGTTTGGAGTCTTGAACCTGAGAATTTGTCGGCAATCACGATGGAAAGGTTTGAACCACAGATACAGGCTACAGAAAGCGATATTCGTTACGCTACATGGAAGAAAGCTGTGATGAAGTCAATGGGTTGGGTTACAGCTCAGTCTTCTGAAAATGGTGATACTGCTATCTTCTCTAGTCTGCCTTTGGGATTTTTTGTAGTGAGTAGCATGATAATGTTAATTGGGGCAAGATACATCTCAGGTATTCCATAA